A single region of the Oryzias melastigma strain HK-1 linkage group LG23, ASM292280v2, whole genome shotgun sequence genome encodes:
- the th2 gene encoding tyrosine hydroxylase 2 — protein sequence MKTDGAAQMFSGRKQSLIEDARRERGGAPAGSPGPSRLGDGFVFEEKGGKVTLNVLFALSSQKNAGFFKAGKIFETFEAKLLHIESRPGKKLKNGGPDLEFFMRCEVQSSDLDVFLNALKRVADDVRSFPEEKVPWFPKQIKDLDRCNELITKFDPDLDHDHPGYNDSEYRKRRAAIVELAFRYKHGDPLPTVEYTAEETSTWTQVYQQLRSVYPGTACRQFLDSLQQLEKGCGYGKERIPQLREVSAFLQEKTGFQLRPAAGLLSARDFLASLAFRVFQCTQYIRHPSSPMHSPEPDCCHELLGHIPMLANKEFAQFSQEIGLASLGASDEDIEKLSTLYWFTVEFGLCKQNGAVKAYGAGLLSSYGELIYALSNEPEYKPFDPEEAAVQPYQDQTYQPVYFVSESFEDAKMKLRRFSATIQRPFAVRYDPFTCSVEVLDQPDKIQNALSQMREDLKTLHGALEKLGSS from the exons ATGAAGACGGACGGAGCGGCGCAGATGTTCAGCGGCAGGAAGCAGAGCCTGATCGAGGACGCCCGCAGGGAGCGCGGCGGCGCCCCCGCGGGCTCCCCGGGACCCTCGCGGCTCGGAGATGGTTTCGTCTTCGAGGAAAAAGGCGGGAAAGTTACGCTGAACGTGCTGTTCGCGCTCAGCAGCCAGAAAAATGCCGGATTCTTCAAAGCAGGGAAGATATTTGAA ACTTTTGAAGCCAAACTTCTCCACATCGAAAGCCGTCCGGGAAAGAAGTTGAAGAACGGCGGTCCTGACCTGGAGTTCTTCATGAGGTGTGAAGTTCAGAGCTCCGACCTGGACGTGTTCCTCAACGCACTGAAGAGAGTGGCGGATGACGTCCGCTCCTTTCCAGAGGAAAAGG TTCCCTGGTTCCCAAAGCAGATCAAAGACCTGGACAGATGCAACGAGTTGATCACCAAATTCGATCCCGACCTGGACCACGACCATCCT GGCTATAACGATTCAGAATACAGAAAAAGACGAGCCGCCATCGTTGAGCTCGCTTTCAGATACAAACA TGGAGATCCGCTGCCCACGGTGGAGTACACGGCAGAGGAGACCTCGACCTG GACGCAGGTCTACCAGCAGCTGCGGAGCGTCTACCCCGGCACAGCCTGCCGCCAGTTCCTGGACAgcctgcagcagctggagaagGGGTGCGGCTACGGGAAGGAGCGCATCCCGCAGCTCAGAGAGGTGTCGGCCTTCCTACAAG AGAAAACGGGCTTCCAGCTGCGTCCCGCCGCCGGCCTGCTGTCAGCCAGAGACTTCCTGGCCAGTTTGGCCTTCCGAGTGTTTCAGTGCACGCAGTACATCCGGCACCCATCCTCCCCCATGCACTCCCCCGAGCC AGACTGCTGCCATGAACTGCTCGGCCACATCCCCATGCTGGCGAATAAAGAGTTTGCGCAGTTTTCTCAG GAGATCGGACTCGCCTCACTTGGAGCTTCAGATGAAGACATCGAGAAACTGTCAAcg TTATACTGGTTCACTGTGGAGTTCGGTCTCTGCAAGCAGAACGGAGCGGTGAAGGCGTACGGCGCCGGGCTCCTCTCTTCTTACGGCGAGCTCATT TACGCTTTGTCAAACGAGCCGGAGTATAAACCCTTCGACCCGGAGGAGGCGGCGGTGCAACCGTATCAGGACCAAACCTACCAGCCCGTTTACTTTGTGTCTGAGAGCTTTGAGGACGCAAAGATGAAGCTGAG GAGATTTTCCGCCACCATCCAGCGCCCCTTCGCCGTTCGCTACGACCCGTTCACCTGCAGCGTCGAGGTTCTGGACCAGCCGGACAAGATCCAGAACGCTCTGAGCCAGATGAGAGAGGACCTGAAGACCCTTCACGGCGCTTTGGAGAAGCTGGGCTCATCTTAG